One genomic window of Peromyscus maniculatus bairdii isolate BWxNUB_F1_BW_parent chromosome 2, HU_Pman_BW_mat_3.1, whole genome shotgun sequence includes the following:
- the LOC107399651 gene encoding olfactory receptor 2A12-like — MSLPTSSSLETLCPTMWMIPGQNQSWVSEFILLGFSSDPTTNSILFIVFLLIYLCSVLGNGLIIMLICLDTQLHTPMYFFLCILALLGMCYVTTTMPQMLVHLLAHSQTISFAGCWLQMYVFGALAMTECTFFVVMAYDRYVAICYPLRYTVILNWGLCIWLAAGTWICGFFFSVLHTFFTMSLPYCGPNKVNHYFCEGPSVRSLACMDIHLIEMIDLVLSVFVVVTPISLIVASYICIAMTILKIKSTQGRCKAFSTCASHLTVVTFFYGPCTYIYMRPNSSYSPERDKQISLFYNVFTALLNPVVYSLRNKDIKRAFLKVMGHGRLD; from the coding sequence GCCCCACCATGTGGATGATTCCAGGGCAGAACCAAAGCTGGGTTTCTGAGTTTATCCTGCTTGGCTTCTCCAGTGACCCCACGACCAACAGCATCCTCTTCATTGTGTTCCTTCTCATCTACCTATGCTCAGTCCTGGGCAATGGGCTCATCATCATGCTGATCTGCCTGGACACACAGCTGcacactcccatgtacttcttcctctgtaTACTTGCCCTGTTGGGTATGTGCTATGTTACCACCACCATGCCCCAGATGTTGGTGCATCTTCTTGCTCACTCTCAGACCATCTCctttgctggctgctggctgcagaTGTATGTGTTTGGTGCCCTGGCTATGACTGAGTGCACCTTCTTTGTTGTCATGGCTTATGACAGATATGTGGCCATTTGCTATCCACTGCGTTATACTGTCATCCTCAACTGGGGACTGTGCATATGGTTGGCTGCTGGGACATGGATCTGcggtttcttcttttctgtgctgCATACTTTCTTCACCATGAGTCTGCCATATTGTGGGCCCAACAAGGTCAACCACTATTTCTGTGAAGGTCCTTCAGTGCGTAGCCTGGCTTGTATGGATATCCACCTCATTGAGATGATAGATCTGGTTTTGAGTGTTTTTGTGGTTGTTACTCCCATTTCCCTCATTGTGGCCTCCTACATTTGTATTGCTATGACAATTCTCAAGATCAAGTCCACCCAGGGCCGCTGCAAGGCTTTCTCTACCTGTGCCTCCCACCTGACTGTGGTCACATTCTTCTATGGTCCATGCACTTACATCTACATGAGGCCCAACTCCAGCTACTCCCCTGAGCGAGACAAGCAGATCTCACTCTTTTACAATGTCTTTACAGCCTTGCTCAACCCCGTGGTGTACAGTCTTCGGAACAAAGACATCAAGAGGGCATTTCTCAAGGTGATGGGGCATGGTAGGCTGGACTAG